The proteins below are encoded in one region of Desulfuromonadales bacterium:
- a CDS encoding DUF362 domain-containing protein — protein sequence MTSTVYLADLRAGNRENLHTKLVRLLEAAGIEQIVGRGDLAAIKVHFGEKGGHAYIRPTFLRRIVDKVKTAGGKPFLTDSCTLYPGERKEAVSALTCGIENGFAFAVAGAPLIMCDGLRGHAAKRVEVAGEILETVDIALGILEADVLITVSHFKCHELTGFGGALKNLGMGCSSREGKMEQHSSVAPVVAEKFCTACAACFKACAHGAITFFEGKARIAAEKCTGCGRCITVCEETAIKIQWNEAPALVMKKMAEYAMGALHGKAGKALFVNFVTQVSPACDCYGHSDAPIVPDLGILASLDPVALDQACADLVNQASGFAGTALASGYEAGGDKFRGVHPDIDWETTLTHAEKLGMGSRRYELVKLEPQNPKGW from the coding sequence ATGACCAGCACCGTTTATCTCGCCGACCTGCGCGCCGGCAATCGGGAGAATCTCCACACCAAGCTGGTGCGCCTGCTCGAAGCGGCGGGGATCGAGCAAATCGTCGGCCGCGGCGACCTTGCCGCCATCAAGGTCCATTTCGGCGAGAAGGGGGGACACGCCTACATCCGCCCCACCTTTCTGCGGCGCATCGTCGACAAGGTCAAAACCGCCGGCGGCAAACCGTTCCTCACCGACTCCTGCACCCTCTATCCCGGCGAGCGCAAAGAAGCCGTCTCGGCGCTGACCTGCGGCATTGAGAACGGCTTCGCCTTTGCCGTGGCCGGAGCGCCGCTGATCATGTGCGACGGCCTGCGCGGCCACGCCGCCAAACGCGTCGAAGTCGCCGGAGAAATTCTGGAAACGGTCGATATCGCCCTCGGCATCCTCGAAGCCGACGTCCTGATCACCGTCTCCCATTTCAAGTGCCACGAGCTGACCGGCTTCGGCGGAGCGCTGAAGAACCTGGGCATGGGCTGCTCGAGCCGCGAGGGGAAAATGGAGCAGCACTCGAGCGTCGCCCCAGTGGTGGCGGAAAAGTTCTGCACCGCCTGCGCAGCCTGCTTCAAGGCCTGCGCCCACGGCGCGATCACTTTTTTCGAGGGCAAGGCCCGCATCGCCGCCGAGAAATGCACCGGCTGCGGCCGCTGCATCACCGTCTGCGAAGAGACGGCGATCAAGATCCAGTGGAACGAGGCGCCGGCGCTGGTGATGAAGAAGATGGCCGAGTACGCCATGGGTGCGCTGCACGGCAAAGCGGGCAAAGCCCTCTTCGTCAACTTCGTCACCCAGGTCTCCCCCGCCTGCGATTGCTACGGCCACTCCGACGCGCCGATCGTGCCCGACCTCGGAATCCTCGCCTCTCTCGATCCCGTCGCCCTCGACCAGGCCTGCGCCGACCTCGTCAACCAGGCCAGCGGCTTTGCCGGCACCGCCCTGGCGAGCGGCTATGAGGCGGGCGGCGACAAGTTTCGCGGCGTTCATCCCGACATCGACTGGGAGACGACTCTCACCCACGCCGAAAAGCTCGGCATGGGGAGCCGCCGGTACGAACTGGTGAAACTGGAGCCGCAGAATCCTAAGGGGTGGTGA
- a CDS encoding SPFH domain-containing protein, protein MEPEQRFRLLQRARVKTLLKRGFLLVLAGALLYNVVALVYATKTIYKVRRNYAVIMEDLSGDRRVVADVGWHARLPFFTRIELEVPLMNQELYLGGTAEAQRIMTQGNVALWTSAMLTFRIRDLQRWGIENKAPQNLLQNDYDGIVKDIMQGRSVDELVSDRERIKEVIFRDLKDRPINEGGPTLEQKYGIEVVSFVLRDTRFGEKLAEASEEKKRRELIAEAENYAADQEASRTRKLYTAYSESIRDFRNALGLQADHDRFLFEFLNQQKWATAYEKNQQGQNTFVLNNTLGSPSVTLPAPPAGVRKDAAAENGKSPQDQKPNLRQTLGKADQAD, encoded by the coding sequence GTGGAGCCGGAACAACGCTTTCGCCTGTTGCAGCGGGCCAGGGTCAAGACGCTGCTGAAGAGGGGGTTCCTCCTGGTGCTGGCCGGAGCCCTGCTCTACAATGTCGTGGCGCTGGTCTATGCCACCAAGACCATCTACAAGGTCCGCCGCAACTATGCGGTGATCATGGAGGACCTCTCCGGCGACCGGCGGGTGGTGGCGGATGTCGGCTGGCATGCCCGGCTGCCGTTCTTCACCCGGATCGAGCTGGAAGTGCCGCTGATGAACCAGGAGCTCTACCTCGGCGGAACGGCCGAGGCTCAGCGCATCATGACGCAGGGGAACGTCGCCCTCTGGACCAGCGCCATGCTGACCTTCCGCATCCGTGACCTGCAGCGCTGGGGGATCGAGAACAAGGCGCCGCAGAACCTGCTGCAGAACGACTACGACGGCATCGTCAAGGACATCATGCAGGGGCGCTCGGTCGACGAGCTGGTCTCCGACCGCGAGCGGATCAAGGAAGTCATCTTCCGGGATCTCAAGGACCGGCCGATCAACGAGGGGGGGCCGACCCTGGAGCAGAAGTACGGCATCGAAGTCGTCTCCTTCGTCCTGCGCGATACCCGCTTCGGCGAGAAGCTGGCCGAGGCGAGCGAAGAGAAGAAGCGGCGCGAGCTGATCGCCGAGGCGGAGAACTATGCCGCCGACCAGGAGGCGAGCCGCACCCGCAAGCTTTACACCGCCTACAGCGAGTCGATCCGCGACTTTCGCAACGCCCTGGGGCTGCAGGCGGACCACGACCGGTTTCTCTTTGAATTTCTCAACCAGCAGAAATGGGCCACCGCCTACGAGAAGAACCAGCAGGGGCAGAACACTTTCGTACTCAATAACACTCTCGGTTCGCCCTCCGTCACCCTGCCGGCACCGCCGGCGGGGGTGAGAAAGGATGCTGCAGCGGAAAATGGCAAATCCCCGCAAGACCAGAAGCCCAATCTACGTCAGACTCTCGGAAAAGCGGATCAGGCAGATTGA
- a CDS encoding AAA family ATPase, with product MANPRKTRSPIYVRLSEKRIRQIESLAAGWSFETRLFVLRRLRQYNPSRSPFELLRGWLRRLLKPAERSFQILRDPELLNDWRRRFEVAGSPSASAAWNRILDRELDWHDYQYLTYLLERQTADIFAPPAFLDIFRRIYRAHILKEYTEDPNVPRAPLVLVIGSSGSGKSATVKQAIEEAIFASEVRPVVDLQAKRDEMLADQPFWRTLEDVDPELAVRIERRRKVERLRFISRLPLIKYLFRERISHALSSLEEEGVWVDYAMITPNDYQTAWAGEPGNYLRKAMGDPRRTSIRHLEEAHSALGRADQMSTVKGQQATLVDAANIILDEIAYGRRDCLLIATTDQPEQFDAAIYRRFVERGLVIDIGEMWDEPENLREVVRMELQRKNFSFGPAAGEAGSRVLPETVLAETVQKLYPIFRERSLRITPAYVRRLIDSILALREEFSAACLDDQYLVRDALKAVARNVHGSLYKKVAGHMDRSIHWEDYIGGIKNEFSEMANNALYYHVSDEKGVVLTGPPGSGKTYMVRAWLGDNREVADLVVNLNDLTDPMQPIEGMVANLERVYDIAKMISPSMVFFDEGDAVAPRRSQQGGSPYDKVTNKFLSIIDGESPLSRVFTVLTTNRLDILDPALIRSKRLKVLNVTGHMRDDDALRIMRKELHDIPLDEGLSFEEMVRVARVLCETPADFTAFAEKVRSLRTTEMEVLAKLMEAVQQSAEERARFVRFNYKTLVGLLEGGGGEPSLALKARHGEEGLLSCLDEAAARLARVRDLGLYPVTRWHLHSARQQMAGSPMRKGKQQLDEFLETELSREPQVGFVVGVGANDTSGVLLPIASSLVYRMFPEKIVVTGAVSSAAPGAAELDLAVQMTHQSAREALTLVENYLQSLCPSRNVPRILGEFLEGYSLHHQLLSASYSVGGPSAGFALAINTLSVLLCLPVLNDFGITGAPWIKGAQRGEVGASVIIGGHRKKAEKVLQYLPRMYMPMQNYQDLEPELLEAYRLEGRDIRGVRSFSALVPEVFFFDDLQQRRLGEYLRLRLDLDRKADLPEGLSASAKKGELERREAELRSQAEEEIRRRIEAICLCVENGGAVYGSMEDLFRLSPKAVQRQEDVR from the coding sequence ATGGCAAATCCCCGCAAGACCAGAAGCCCAATCTACGTCAGACTCTCGGAAAAGCGGATCAGGCAGATTGAGTCGCTGGCCGCGGGGTGGAGCTTTGAAACCCGCCTCTTCGTCCTGCGCCGGCTTCGCCAGTACAACCCCTCCCGCTCTCCCTTCGAGCTGCTGCGCGGCTGGCTGCGCCGATTGCTCAAGCCGGCCGAGCGCAGCTTCCAGATCCTGCGCGACCCGGAACTGCTCAACGACTGGCGGCGGCGCTTCGAGGTCGCCGGGTCGCCGAGCGCCTCGGCGGCCTGGAACCGGATTCTCGACCGCGAACTCGACTGGCACGACTATCAGTACCTGACCTACCTGCTGGAGCGACAGACCGCCGACATCTTCGCCCCGCCGGCCTTCCTTGACATTTTCCGTAGAATCTATCGTGCCCATATCCTCAAGGAGTACACCGAGGACCCGAACGTGCCGCGGGCGCCGCTGGTGCTGGTCATCGGCAGCAGCGGCAGCGGCAAGAGCGCCACCGTCAAGCAGGCGATCGAGGAGGCGATCTTCGCCTCCGAGGTGCGGCCGGTGGTCGATCTGCAGGCCAAGCGCGACGAAATGCTCGCCGACCAGCCATTCTGGCGCACCCTCGAAGACGTCGACCCGGAGCTGGCCGTGCGTATCGAACGCCGCCGCAAGGTCGAGCGGCTGCGGTTCATCTCGCGCCTGCCGCTGATCAAGTACCTATTCCGCGAGCGGATCAGCCACGCCCTTTCCTCATTGGAGGAGGAGGGGGTCTGGGTCGATTACGCCATGATCACTCCCAACGACTATCAGACCGCCTGGGCCGGCGAGCCCGGCAACTACCTGCGCAAGGCGATGGGGGATCCGCGGCGCACTTCCATCCGTCATCTTGAGGAGGCGCACTCGGCGCTGGGCCGGGCCGATCAGATGAGCACCGTCAAGGGGCAGCAGGCGACGCTCGTCGATGCAGCCAACATCATTCTTGACGAGATCGCCTACGGGCGCCGCGACTGTCTGCTGATTGCCACGACCGACCAGCCCGAGCAGTTCGATGCCGCCATCTACCGGCGCTTCGTCGAACGGGGGCTGGTCATCGACATCGGCGAGATGTGGGATGAGCCGGAAAACCTGCGCGAGGTGGTGCGCATGGAGCTGCAACGCAAGAACTTCTCCTTCGGTCCAGCCGCCGGGGAAGCCGGCAGCCGGGTGCTGCCCGAAACGGTTCTGGCCGAGACGGTGCAGAAGCTCTACCCCATATTCCGGGAACGCAGCCTGCGCATCACGCCGGCCTACGTCCGTCGCCTGATCGATTCCATTCTTGCCCTCAGGGAGGAGTTCTCCGCGGCGTGCCTCGACGATCAGTACCTGGTCCGGGATGCTCTCAAGGCGGTGGCCCGCAACGTCCACGGTTCCCTCTACAAGAAAGTGGCGGGGCACATGGATCGCTCCATCCATTGGGAGGATTACATCGGCGGCATCAAGAACGAGTTCTCCGAAATGGCCAACAACGCCCTCTACTACCATGTCAGCGATGAGAAGGGGGTAGTGCTGACCGGTCCGCCCGGCTCGGGCAAGACCTACATGGTGCGGGCCTGGCTGGGGGACAACCGGGAAGTCGCCGACCTCGTGGTCAATCTCAATGACCTGACCGACCCGATGCAGCCGATCGAAGGGATGGTCGCCAATCTGGAGCGGGTCTACGACATCGCCAAAATGATTTCTCCGTCCATGGTTTTCTTCGACGAGGGAGACGCCGTGGCGCCGCGCCGTTCGCAACAGGGAGGAAGCCCCTACGACAAGGTGACCAACAAGTTTCTCTCGATCATCGACGGCGAGTCTCCGCTCTCCCGCGTCTTTACCGTGCTGACCACCAACCGTCTCGATATCCTCGATCCGGCCCTGATTCGTTCCAAACGCCTCAAGGTACTCAACGTCACCGGCCACATGCGGGACGATGACGCCCTGCGCATCATGCGCAAGGAGCTGCACGACATCCCTCTGGATGAGGGGTTGAGCTTCGAGGAGATGGTGCGGGTCGCCCGGGTGCTTTGCGAAACCCCCGCCGATTTCACCGCCTTCGCCGAAAAGGTGCGCAGCCTGCGCACCACCGAAATGGAGGTGCTGGCCAAGCTGATGGAGGCGGTGCAGCAGTCGGCGGAGGAGCGGGCCCGCTTCGTCCGCTTCAATTACAAAACCCTGGTGGGGCTGCTCGAAGGGGGCGGTGGTGAACCGAGCCTGGCGCTCAAGGCGCGGCACGGCGAGGAAGGGCTCTTGAGCTGCCTCGATGAGGCCGCTGCCCGCCTCGCCCGGGTGCGCGACCTCGGCCTCTACCCGGTAACCCGCTGGCATCTGCACAGCGCCCGCCAGCAGATGGCCGGCAGTCCGATGCGCAAGGGGAAACAGCAGCTCGACGAGTTTCTCGAGACCGAGCTCTCCCGCGAGCCGCAGGTCGGCTTCGTCGTGGGGGTGGGCGCCAACGACACCAGCGGGGTGCTGCTGCCGATCGCCTCCTCCCTGGTCTACCGGATGTTTCCCGAGAAGATCGTGGTGACCGGCGCCGTCTCCTCCGCCGCCCCCGGCGCGGCGGAGCTCGACCTGGCCGTGCAGATGACCCACCAGAGCGCCCGCGAAGCGCTGACCCTGGTGGAGAACTACCTGCAGTCCCTCTGCCCCTCGCGCAACGTGCCGCGTATCCTCGGCGAGTTCCTCGAGGGCTACTCGCTGCACCATCAGCTGCTTTCCGCCTCCTACAGCGTCGGTGGACCATCGGCCGGATTTGCCCTGGCCATCAACACCCTGTCGGTGCTGCTCTGTCTGCCGGTCCTCAACGATTTCGGCATTACCGGGGCGCCCTGGATCAAGGGGGCGCAGCGCGGCGAGGTCGGCGCCTCGGTGATCATCGGCGGCCATCGCAAGAAGGCGGAAAAGGTCCTGCAGTATCTGCCCCGCATGTACATGCCGATGCAGAACTATCAGGACCTCGAGCCCGAGCTGCTGGAAGCCTACAGGCTGGAGGGGCGGGATATCCGGGGCGTTCGCAGCTTTTCGGCGCTGGTCCCCGAGGTCTTTTTCTTCGACGACCTGCAGCAGCGGCGGCTGGGCGAATATCTGCGGCTCCGTCTGGATCTCGACCGCAAGGCGGATCTGCCTGAAGGGCTGTCGGCTTCGGCGAAGAAGGGGGAGCTCGAACGGCGGGAGGCGGAGCTGCGCAGCCAGGCGGAGGAGGAAATCCGCCGCCGGATCGAAGCGATCTGTCTGTGCGTGGAAAACGGTGGGGCGGTCTACGGAAGCATGGAAGACCTTTTCCGGCTGTCGCCGAAAGCCGTCCAGCGGCAGGAGGACGTGCGCTGA
- a CDS encoding ATP-binding protein yields MSKWDFHPDRALDILERISDAFFSLDRKGRFTYVNSQAERLLRRCRAELIGRHIWTEYPDAIGTIFHTEYEKSLAEGTAKVFEGFYAPFDSWFEVRVHPATDGLAVFFIDITQRRAVQQALQEREEDLNRAQAVAKTGSWRLNVGRNELLWSDENYRIFGIPKDTPLTYETFLAAVHPDDRDFVDRSWRAARRGEPCEIEHRIVVGSEVKWVRERAELEFDRQEMLIGGFGTVQDITDRKRAEEHIRSAALFPEQNPFPVLRVAQDGTLLFANSSARALLEQWECQLGRQVPVEVKQALETALENAVRQELRICCDGRQLSFTLVPIVENNYVNFYGHDITERERVQAELLGAKEAAEKANRVKSQFLANMSHEIRTPMSGVMGMLELVLDTNLTAVQRRYLEIARDAAESLLQVINDILDFSRIEAKKLVFANEPFSLRECLSGTVDLLSLKARQKGLELKLDIDPEGPEIVVGDPDRLRQVLFNLIGNAIKFTEKGEISVHVRSCPQQTGDDRHRLLFSVRDTGIGISAEGQRRLFQAFSQVDDSHTRRFKGTGLGLAICKEIVARMGGEIRVESEEGSGSLFTFTVQLGRHSDRT; encoded by the coding sequence ATGAGCAAGTGGGACTTTCACCCGGACCGAGCCCTCGACATCCTGGAGAGAATCTCCGATGCCTTCTTCAGCCTCGACCGGAAGGGTCGCTTCACCTACGTCAACAGCCAGGCAGAACGCCTCCTGCGGCGTTGCCGTGCGGAACTGATCGGCAGACATATCTGGACCGAGTACCCCGACGCGATCGGGACAATCTTCCACACCGAGTACGAGAAGTCCCTGGCGGAGGGAACGGCGAAGGTGTTCGAAGGCTTCTACGCCCCCTTCGACTCCTGGTTCGAGGTCCGCGTCCACCCTGCCACCGACGGGCTGGCCGTCTTCTTCATCGACATCACTCAGCGCAGAGCCGTCCAGCAGGCACTGCAGGAGCGAGAGGAGGACCTGAACCGTGCCCAGGCCGTGGCAAAAACCGGCAGCTGGCGATTGAATGTTGGGCGAAACGAATTGCTCTGGTCCGACGAAAACTACCGGATATTCGGAATCCCCAAGGATACGCCCTTGACGTATGAGACGTTTCTCGCGGCCGTTCACCCGGATGACCGGGATTTCGTGGACCGGTCGTGGCGGGCAGCCCGGCGCGGGGAGCCGTGCGAGATCGAGCACCGGATCGTCGTCGGCAGCGAAGTGAAGTGGGTTCGCGAAAGGGCCGAGCTGGAGTTCGATCGGCAGGAGATGCTGATCGGTGGGTTCGGTACGGTCCAGGACATCACCGACCGCAAGCGGGCGGAGGAACATATCCGGAGCGCGGCATTGTTTCCCGAGCAGAACCCGTTCCCTGTTCTGCGGGTGGCTCAGGACGGGACCCTGTTGTTCGCCAATAGCTCGGCCAGGGCGCTGCTTGAGCAGTGGGAATGCCAGCTTGGCAGGCAAGTGCCGGTAGAGGTGAAGCAAGCGCTGGAAACGGCGCTGGAAAACGCTGTCCGCCAGGAGTTGAGGATCTGCTGCGATGGGCGCCAGCTGTCATTCACGCTCGTTCCGATAGTCGAGAACAACTACGTCAATTTTTACGGGCACGACATCACCGAGCGCGAGCGAGTGCAGGCGGAACTCCTGGGCGCCAAGGAGGCCGCCGAAAAGGCGAACCGGGTGAAAAGCCAGTTCCTTGCCAACATGAGCCACGAAATCCGCACGCCGATGAGTGGCGTCATGGGGATGCTCGAGCTGGTCCTCGACACCAATCTCACGGCCGTGCAGCGCCGCTATCTGGAAATAGCCAGGGATGCTGCTGAATCCCTGCTGCAGGTCATCAACGACATCCTCGATTTTTCCCGCATCGAAGCGAAGAAGCTCGTCTTCGCGAACGAACCCTTCAGCCTGCGCGAGTGCCTCAGCGGCACCGTCGATCTGCTCTCCCTGAAGGCCCGGCAGAAAGGACTCGAGTTGAAGCTCGACATCGATCCAGAAGGGCCGGAAATAGTCGTCGGCGACCCTGACCGGCTGCGCCAGGTGTTGTTCAACCTCATCGGCAACGCCATCAAGTTCACCGAGAAGGGCGAGATATCGGTCCACGTCCGCTCTTGCCCGCAGCAGACCGGCGACGACCGGCACCGGCTCCTCTTTTCGGTGCGCGACACCGGAATCGGCATCTCCGCCGAGGGACAACGGCGCCTGTTCCAGGCCTTCAGCCAGGTGGATGATTCTCATACCCGCCGGTTCAAGGGAACCGGCCTCGGCCTGGCCATCTGCAAGGAGATCGTGGCCCGCATGGGAGGAGAAATCCGGGTCGAGAGCGAGGAGGGAAGCGGCAGCCTGTTTACCTTCACGGTCCAGTTGGGGCGCCACTCCGACCGGACCTGA
- a CDS encoding universal stress protein, which yields MTHKILVAVDGSGASERALEYAAKMARDLGDAQLTIFHVGEPIPVNVMEYDKLPGKGEWDEKLEKHRKDVEKYEKKEAQADAEMFRYLKHRAEQQGLKPEQVDTRFSADVQNIPTEIILAAEKGGYEAICLGRQGRSSVKEFFIGSVSERVVRHARGCAVWVVE from the coding sequence ATGACACACAAAATTCTGGTGGCGGTTGACGGTTCGGGGGCTTCGGAACGGGCACTGGAGTACGCGGCGAAGATGGCCCGCGACCTCGGCGATGCCCAACTGACGATTTTCCACGTCGGGGAACCGATCCCCGTCAACGTCATGGAGTACGACAAACTGCCGGGCAAGGGCGAGTGGGACGAAAAGCTGGAAAAGCACCGCAAGGATGTCGAAAAATACGAGAAAAAGGAAGCGCAGGCCGATGCGGAGATGTTCCGCTATCTCAAGCACCGGGCCGAGCAGCAGGGGCTGAAGCCCGAGCAGGTCGACACCCGGTTTTCCGCCGACGTGCAGAACATCCCCACCGAGATCATCCTGGCAGCCGAAAAGGGCGGCTACGAGGCGATCTGCCTGGGCCGGCAGGGGCGCTCCTCGGTCAAGGAGTTCTTCATCGGCAGCGTCTCCGAGCGGGTCGTACGCCACGCCCGGGGGTGTGCGGTATGGGTCGTGGAATAG
- the ppsA gene encoding phosphoenolpyruvate synthase: MARKDLILWFDQIGMKDVLRVGGKNASLGEMVRSLSPAGVRIPDGFAVTADAYRFFIAAAGLEPKLRELLGKLDTETMDNLSAIGRRARRLLRSAPLPDALEEAIRQAYRQLEAKYGEECDVAVRSSATAEDLPEASFAGQQESYLNIRGEEELLEAVRRCFASLFTNRAISYRHDQGFGHFEVALSVGVQKMVRADKGCAGVLFTIDTESGFPDVVLINAAWGLGENVVRGAVNPDEYYVFKPTLKKGCRPIIGKNLGSKEKKIVYTEEGGKGTTREVEVAAEDRRRFCLADAEVLELARLACTIEDHYGRPMDIEWGRDGETGELYILQARPETVQSLRQKSTLESYRLQGEGEVLARGKSVGSKIGAGRAMVIRDAHQIERFEKGCVLVTGMTDPDWEPVMKKAAAIVTNRGGRTCHAAIVSRELGIPCVIGTGDGTEKIPDGGEVTVSCAQGESGLVYRGRLEYAVERTDLAELARPRTAIMMNLGDPGQAFALSRIPNDGVGLARLEFIINTAIQAHPLALLHPERVEENTVRRRLAELTAGYADGGAFFVDRLARGVATIAAAFFPRDVIVRMSDFKTNEYAGLLGGSAFEPAEANPMIGFRGASRYYDERYREGFLLECAAMRQVREEMGLTNVKLMIPFCRTVEEGKKVLAVMAEAGLKRGRDGLEVYVMCEIPSNVILAEEFAEIFDGFSIGSNDLTQLILGLDRDSEIVAHLYDERNTAVKRMVADGIARVKQAGRKIGICGQAPSDYPEFAEFLVECGIDSISLNPDTVLPTTLRILEVEKKLAAKTGL, encoded by the coding sequence ATGGCGCGCAAAGATCTCATCCTGTGGTTCGACCAGATCGGCATGAAGGATGTCCTCCGGGTGGGCGGCAAGAACGCCTCGCTGGGGGAGATGGTCCGCAGCCTCTCGCCCGCGGGGGTGAGAATCCCCGATGGCTTCGCGGTGACTGCCGATGCCTACCGTTTCTTCATCGCAGCGGCCGGGCTTGAGCCGAAGTTGCGGGAGCTGCTCGGCAAGCTCGACACGGAGACGATGGACAATCTATCCGCCATCGGCCGCCGGGCGCGCCGATTGCTGCGCTCCGCCCCGCTTCCCGACGCTCTGGAGGAGGCGATCCGCCAGGCCTATCGACAGCTTGAGGCAAAGTACGGGGAGGAGTGTGACGTGGCGGTGCGCTCCAGCGCCACCGCCGAAGATCTGCCGGAGGCCTCCTTTGCCGGCCAGCAGGAGAGCTACCTGAATATCCGCGGCGAGGAGGAGCTGCTCGAGGCAGTTCGGCGCTGCTTCGCTTCGCTCTTCACCAACCGGGCCATCTCCTACCGTCACGATCAGGGGTTCGGCCATTTCGAGGTGGCCCTTTCGGTCGGTGTGCAGAAGATGGTGCGCGCCGACAAGGGATGTGCCGGGGTGCTGTTCACCATCGACACCGAATCGGGTTTTCCCGACGTGGTGCTGATCAACGCCGCCTGGGGGCTCGGCGAAAACGTGGTGCGCGGGGCGGTCAATCCCGACGAATACTACGTCTTCAAACCGACCCTCAAGAAAGGGTGCCGGCCGATTATCGGCAAGAACCTGGGGAGCAAGGAGAAGAAGATCGTCTACACCGAGGAGGGGGGCAAAGGAACCACCCGGGAGGTGGAGGTTGCCGCCGAGGACCGGCGGCGCTTCTGTCTGGCGGATGCAGAGGTTCTCGAACTGGCGCGCCTCGCCTGCACCATCGAGGACCACTACGGCCGGCCGATGGACATCGAGTGGGGGCGCGACGGCGAGACCGGCGAGCTCTACATTCTCCAGGCGCGGCCGGAGACCGTCCAGTCGCTGCGGCAAAAGAGCACGCTGGAGAGCTACCGGCTGCAAGGGGAGGGGGAGGTTCTGGCCCGCGGCAAGAGCGTCGGCAGCAAGATCGGCGCCGGACGCGCCATGGTGATCAGGGACGCGCACCAGATCGAACGCTTCGAGAAGGGGTGCGTCCTGGTCACCGGCATGACCGACCCGGACTGGGAGCCGGTGATGAAGAAGGCGGCCGCCATCGTCACCAACCGCGGCGGCCGCACCTGCCATGCCGCCATCGTCAGCCGCGAGTTGGGGATCCCCTGCGTCATCGGCACCGGCGACGGGACGGAGAAAATTCCGGACGGCGGCGAAGTGACCGTCTCCTGCGCGCAGGGAGAGTCGGGTCTCGTCTACCGCGGGCGTCTCGAGTACGCGGTGGAGAGAACCGATCTCGCCGAACTGGCGCGGCCCCGCACCGCCATCATGATGAACCTCGGCGACCCGGGGCAGGCCTTTGCCCTCTCCCGCATCCCCAACGACGGGGTCGGTCTCGCCCGTCTCGAGTTCATCATCAACACCGCCATCCAGGCGCATCCGCTCGCCCTGCTGCATCCGGAGCGGGTCGAGGAGAACACGGTGCGGCGGCGTCTGGCCGAGCTGACCGCCGGTTATGCGGACGGCGGCGCGTTCTTCGTCGACCGGCTGGCCCGGGGGGTGGCGACCATCGCCGCCGCCTTCTTTCCCCGCGACGTGATCGTGCGGATGAGTGACTTCAAGACCAACGAGTACGCAGGCCTGCTCGGCGGGTCGGCCTTCGAACCGGCCGAGGCCAACCCGATGATCGGTTTCCGCGGCGCCTCCCGCTACTACGACGAGCGCTACCGGGAGGGGTTCCTGCTCGAATGCGCCGCGATGCGCCAGGTGCGTGAGGAGATGGGGCTGACCAACGTCAAGCTGATGATCCCCTTCTGCCGCACGGTGGAGGAGGGAAAGAAGGTGCTGGCGGTGATGGCGGAGGCAGGGCTCAAGCGGGGCAGGGACGGCCTCGAGGTCTACGTCATGTGCGAGATCCCGTCCAACGTCATCCTTGCCGAGGAGTTCGCGGAAATTTTCGACGGCTTCTCCATCGGCTCCAACGACCTCACCCAGCTCATTCTCGGCCTCGACCGGGATTCGGAGATCGTCGCCCATCTCTACGACGAGCGCAACACCGCGGTGAAGCGCATGGTCGCCGATGGCATCGCCCGGGTGAAGCAGGCCGGGCGCAAGATCGGCATCTGCGGCCAGGCGCCCAGCGATTATCCCGAGTTCGCCGAATTTCTCGTCGAGTGCGGCATCGACAGCATCTCCCTCAATCCCGACACGGTCCTGCCGACCACCCTGCGGATCCTGGAGGTAGAGAAGAAGCTGGCGGCAAAGACCGGTCTCTGA